In Carassius carassius chromosome 5, fCarCar2.1, whole genome shotgun sequence, one genomic interval encodes:
- the LOC132140795 gene encoding ubiquinone biosynthesis protein COQ4 homolog, mitochondrial-like, with translation MRGLSGALSFLKTSRGYYCRRSYGVLTGQQHTSSDSKQYDGRFYPSHIPTSSVQKAVLALGSGVVALKNPYRHDMVAVLGETTGHQALIKLRNRMRNDPEGCTILKERPRIRMSTLDLTRMSALPDGTLGREYLRFLEENRVTPDSRADVKFVDDEELAYVMQRYREVHDLLHTLLNMPTNMLGEVVVKLFEAAQTGLPMCVLGAMFGPLRLSVSRLQLLVQSLGPWALHNGGRARCVLSMFYERRWEQNLDKLRHELNIEPPPVNLILSIKNTYSNS, from the exons ATGCGTGGTCTGTCTGGTGCTCTTAGTTTTTTAAAAACCTCTCGCGGATATTATTGTCGACGTTCATATGGAG TACTCACCGGACAGCAGCACACAAGCTCAGATTCAAAGCAGTATGATGGACGGTTTTATCCAAGTCATATCCCAACAAGTTCTGTTCAGAAGGCTGTTTTGGCTTTAGGTTCTGGTGTCGTTGCTCTGAAGAACCCCTACAGACATG ATATGGTTGCGGTGCTTGGGGAAACCACAGGGCACCAGGCCCTGATCAAGTTAAGGAATCGGATGAGAAATGACCCAGAGGGTTGCACTATTCTCAA AGAGCGTCCAAGAATCCGTATGTCTACTTTAGACCTCACTCGAATGTCTGCTTTGCCAGATGGGACTTTAGGAAGAGAGTATCTCCGTTTCCTAGAAGAAAAT AGAGTCACCCCTGACTCAAGAGCTGATGTAAAGTTTGTAGACGATGAGGAGCTAGCATATGTCATGCAACGATATCGTGAGGTCCATGACCTTTTGCATACCTTGCTTAATATGCCAACCAATATGCTAG GTGAGGTTGTTGTGAAATTGTTTGAAGCTGCACAGACTGGTCTGCCCATGTGTGTTCTGGGTGCAATGTTTGGACCCCTCCGTCTGTCTGTCAG TCGTCTACAGTTGCTGGTTCAGTCTCTGGGACCATGGGCTCTGCACAATGGTGGTCGTGCCCGATGTGTTCTGAGCATGTTCTATGAACGGCGCTGGGAGCAGAACCTTGATAAATTGAGACATGAGCTGAACATTGAGCCACCACCTGTCAATCTGATCTTATCCATCAAGAATACATATTCAAACTCGTAG